From a region of the Oscarella lobularis chromosome 7, ooOscLobu1.1, whole genome shotgun sequence genome:
- the LOC136189334 gene encoding anoctamin-10-like isoform X1: protein MTHFLTFPNSVTQSARRYVVKAIENVGLSVSIDPSEPDFVVIRASFDSLVEEGEREGIDKPLNNQQDEVIIDHKIPLLARLEKSKIDAFVGSHERSTFFTPSEQARLTWNILRRIPTREKELAILGHDVAAAHVDEPLVVAAAHATPPLVDVIRPLHVEADSAKRSEIERDVIFKSFVASRSAVEKIRDYFGKGIVGEGKNTPNRFFFALVGEEVGLYFVWMDFLGKMLTVPALLGVVFYLFRPEEANNVAEDPYMPIFSAFMALWSIAFLVLWRCRCSEFAFHWTTYDYEKIAELNPFFKGTSRVSPVTGKMEKHFSYWRRLARYAVSLGVTFAMIVLAVAAMAVSLNLNGYVKDTNSPIYLASLAVFAAPGGPFAADSPYYAWLIPSVGHTIAIFVLNYIYSFIAVSCTHYENHKYMLQWKNSLIAKRVFFEALDCFIAPHYITFYQRDVVSLRQQMIGLFWCDEFRRVGLETALPFAISQIRKRVSGNKLDKNIIANKNLEHYEQFVDYLEMVIQFGYVTLFAAALPLAAIVSILFIVLETRSDIWKLLHGYMRPRARQACDLGVWYYVMLVMVVLSMLTNSFIAFVSSDQMVYWLPGYRDNPCHSWIMAFSVEHVLVFLVFVAHAYLPKQFGWVKAAIARRSYRKKHLNQTPAK, encoded by the exons ATGACTCATTTTCTAACGTTTCCCAACAGCGTGACTCAATCTGCTCGTCGTTACGTAGTGAAAGCAATTGAAAACGTCGGTCTTAGCGTCTCGATCGACCCCAGCGAGCCCGATTTCGTCGTTATTCGtgcgtcgttcgactcgctcgtcgaagag GGGGAAAGAGAAGGGATTGATAAGCCGCTTAATAATCAGCAGGATGAG GTCATCATCGATCACAAAATCCCTCTC CTCGCCCGACTGGAAAagtcgaaaatcgacgctttcgtcggcTCGCACGAGCGCTCGACATTCTTCACGCCGTCCGAACAGGCGCGACTCACGTGGAACATACTACGTCGAATACCGACTCGCGAA AAAGAACTCGCGATTCTCGgccacgacgtcgccgccgcgcacGTGGACGAACCGTTGGTCGTTGCCGCCGCGCACGCGACTCCgcctctcgtcgacgtcattcgaCCGCTTCACGTCGAAGCGGACTCGGCAAAGCgaagcgaaatcgaacgCGATGTCATTTTCAAGagtttcgtcgcgtcgcgaagCGCCGTGGAGAAGATACGCGATTATTTCGGTAAGGGGATCGTGGGAGAGGGGAAAAATACCCCGAaccgtttcttttttgctcTCGTAGGCGAAGAGGTAGGGCTCTATTTCGTATGGATGGACTTTCTCGGCAAAATGTTGACCGTTCCCGCGCTTCTGGGCGTCGTCTTTTATCTTTTCCGACCGGAAGAGGCGAACAACGTCGCCGAGGATCCTTACATGCCTATTTTCTCCGCGTTCATGGCGTTGTGGAGCATCGCATTTCTTGTG TTGTGGCGATGTCGTTGCTCTGAGTTTGCTTTCCACTGGACAACGTACGACTACGAGAAAATTGCTGAATTGAATCCATTTTTCAAAGGGACGTCGCGTGTCAGTCCAGTGACGGGCAAAATGGAAAAGCACTTCTCGTATTGGCGACGCCTGGCCAGATATGCAGTGAGCTTGGGAGTCACCTTCGCAATGATCGTCTtagccgtcgccgcgatgGCTGTGTCACTCAATTTGAATGGGTACGTCAAGGATACTAATAGTCCCATTTATTTGGCGAGTCTAGCCGTCTTTGCTGCTCCT GGTGGGCCTTTTGCTGCTGATAGTCCGTATTACGCTTGGCTCATTCCTTCAGTTGGTCACACCATAGCCATCTTTGTGCTGAACTACATCTATAGCTTTATAGCCGTTTCTTGTACTCACTATGAAAATCACAA GTACATGTTGCAGTGGAAGAATTCTCTTATTGCCAAGCGAGTCTTCTTTGAAGCACTCGACTGTTTCATTGCTCCACATTACATTACGTTCTATCAAAGAGATGTCGTCTCTTTGAGACAACAGATGATTGGCCTCTTTTGGT GCGACGAGTTCAGACGTGTTGGACTCGAAACGGCCCTGCCCTTCGCCATTAGCCAAATCAGGAAAAGAGTATCAGGCAATAAGTTGGATAAGAAC ATTATCGCTAACAAAAACTTGGAACATTACGAGCAATTTGTTGATTATTTAGAAATGGTCATACAGTTTGGG TATGTGACTCTCTTTGCTGCTGCACTTCCTCTCGCCGCTATTGTCAGCATTCTCTTTATTGTGCTCGAAACGCGGTCGGACATCTGGAAGCTCTTGCACGGATACATGAGGCCAAGAGCTCGACA AGCGTGCGATTTGGGCGTTTGGTATTACGTCATGCTGGTCATGGTCGTTCTATCAATGCTGACAAACAGCTTCATTGCGTTTGTCTCCTCCGACCAGATGGTCTACTGGCTTCCGGGCTATCGAGATAACCCATG TCACTCGTGGATTATGGCATTCTCCGTGGAACACGTGCTCGTGTTCCTTGTCTTCGTCGCGCACGCTTACCTTCCGAAACAATTCGGATGGGTGAAGGCTGCAATAGCAAGAAGATCTTACCGAAAAAAGCATCTGAATCAAACTCCGGCGAAGTGA
- the LOC136189346 gene encoding ribonuclease T2-like has product MKLAYFAVAIAFLSLGTWAAIPQWDYLFLVQQWCPAFCKVETQGKCVLPSDWAVNPRWTIHGLWPTLGVTEGPNDCSNGTFDPTSVQDLMPELLEFWPDCIDEPKYSFWEHEWLKHGTCAASDSLLQTEHAYFSAVLKLYKSLNLTSILEKHSIVPSRDKRYSLSDFINAFTQTSGFKPVVQCKEHSGSTYVQSILFCVDKTLSVMNCTEQVYQKETTCWSTDSITYFEVTE; this is encoded by the exons ATGAAACTCGCCTACTTTGCTGTCGCTATAGC ATTCCTCTCGCTGGGCACTTGGGCCGCCATTCCGCAGTGGGATTACCTGTTCCTTGTCCAGCAATGGTGTCCGGCGTTTTGCAAG GTGGAGACCCAGGGCAAATGCGTTCTGCCCTCAGATTGGGCCGTCAATCCAAGATGGACCATACACGGCTTATG GCCAACCTTGGGCGTCACTGAAGGCCCAAATGACTGTAGCAATGGAACGTTTGATCCAACTTCTGTACAG GATTTGATGCCTGAACTACTTGAGTTCTGGCCGGATTGCATAgatgagcctaaatattcTTTCTG GGAACACGAATGGCTAAAACATGGCACCTGTGCAGCCAGCGATTCTCTCCTGCAAACGGAGCACGCCTATTTTTCAGCTGTTCTCAAATTGTATAAAAGCTTGAATCTCACTTC GATTCTTGAGAAGCACAGCATTGTGCCATCGCGCGACAAGCGCTATTCCCTATCAGATTTTATCAATGCGTTCACTCAGACGTCCGGTTTCAAACCAGTGGTGCAATGCAAAGAGCATTCG GGTTCTACCTACGTTCAGTCGATTCTTTTCTGCGTGGACAAGACGCTGTCTGTGATGAATTGCACTGAGCAGGTCTACcagaaagagacgacgtgCTGGTCAACCGATTCCATAACCTACTTCGAAGTCACTGAATAG
- the LOC136189334 gene encoding anoctamin-10-like isoform X3: MTHFLTFPNSVTQSARRYVVKAIENVGLSVSIDPSEPDFVVIRASFDSLVEEGEREGIDKPLNNQQDEVIIDHKIPLLARLEKSKIDAFVGSHERSTFFTPSEQARLTWNILRRIPTREKELAILGHDVAAAHVDEPLVVAAAHATPPLVDVIRPLHVEADSAKRSEIERDVIFKSFVASRSAVEKIRDYFGKGIVGEGKNTPNRFFFALVGEEVGLYFVWMDFLGKMLTVPALLGVVFYLFRPEEANNVAEDPYMPIFSAFMALWSIAFLVLWRCRCSEFAFHWTTYDYEKIAELNPFFKGTSRVSPVTGKMEKHFSYWRRLARYAVSLGVTFAMIVLAVAAMAVSLNLNGYVKDTNSPIYLASLAVFAAPGGPFAADSPYYAWLIPSVGHTIAIFVLNYIYSFIAVSCTHYENHKYMLQWKNSLIAKRVFFEALDCFIAPHYITFYQRDVVSLRQQMIGLFWCKATSSDVLDSKRPCPSPLAKSGKEYQAISWIRTLSLTKTWNITSNLLII; this comes from the exons ATGACTCATTTTCTAACGTTTCCCAACAGCGTGACTCAATCTGCTCGTCGTTACGTAGTGAAAGCAATTGAAAACGTCGGTCTTAGCGTCTCGATCGACCCCAGCGAGCCCGATTTCGTCGTTATTCGtgcgtcgttcgactcgctcgtcgaagag GGGGAAAGAGAAGGGATTGATAAGCCGCTTAATAATCAGCAGGATGAG GTCATCATCGATCACAAAATCCCTCTC CTCGCCCGACTGGAAAagtcgaaaatcgacgctttcgtcggcTCGCACGAGCGCTCGACATTCTTCACGCCGTCCGAACAGGCGCGACTCACGTGGAACATACTACGTCGAATACCGACTCGCGAA AAAGAACTCGCGATTCTCGgccacgacgtcgccgccgcgcacGTGGACGAACCGTTGGTCGTTGCCGCCGCGCACGCGACTCCgcctctcgtcgacgtcattcgaCCGCTTCACGTCGAAGCGGACTCGGCAAAGCgaagcgaaatcgaacgCGATGTCATTTTCAAGagtttcgtcgcgtcgcgaagCGCCGTGGAGAAGATACGCGATTATTTCGGTAAGGGGATCGTGGGAGAGGGGAAAAATACCCCGAaccgtttcttttttgctcTCGTAGGCGAAGAGGTAGGGCTCTATTTCGTATGGATGGACTTTCTCGGCAAAATGTTGACCGTTCCCGCGCTTCTGGGCGTCGTCTTTTATCTTTTCCGACCGGAAGAGGCGAACAACGTCGCCGAGGATCCTTACATGCCTATTTTCTCCGCGTTCATGGCGTTGTGGAGCATCGCATTTCTTGTG TTGTGGCGATGTCGTTGCTCTGAGTTTGCTTTCCACTGGACAACGTACGACTACGAGAAAATTGCTGAATTGAATCCATTTTTCAAAGGGACGTCGCGTGTCAGTCCAGTGACGGGCAAAATGGAAAAGCACTTCTCGTATTGGCGACGCCTGGCCAGATATGCAGTGAGCTTGGGAGTCACCTTCGCAATGATCGTCTtagccgtcgccgcgatgGCTGTGTCACTCAATTTGAATGGGTACGTCAAGGATACTAATAGTCCCATTTATTTGGCGAGTCTAGCCGTCTTTGCTGCTCCT GGTGGGCCTTTTGCTGCTGATAGTCCGTATTACGCTTGGCTCATTCCTTCAGTTGGTCACACCATAGCCATCTTTGTGCTGAACTACATCTATAGCTTTATAGCCGTTTCTTGTACTCACTATGAAAATCACAA GTACATGTTGCAGTGGAAGAATTCTCTTATTGCCAAGCGAGTCTTCTTTGAAGCACTCGACTGTTTCATTGCTCCACATTACATTACGTTCTATCAAAGAGATGTCGTCTCTTTGAGACAACAGATGATTGGCCTCTTTTGGTGTAAG GCGACGAGTTCAGACGTGTTGGACTCGAAACGGCCCTGCCCTTCGCCATTAGCCAAATCAGGAAAAGAGTATCAGGCAATAAGTTGGATAAGAAC ATTATCGCTAACAAAAACTTGGAACATTACGAGCAATTTGTTGATTATTTAG
- the LOC136189334 gene encoding anoctamin-10-like isoform X2: MTHFLTFPNSVTQSARRYVVKAIENVGLSVSIDPSEPDFVVIRASFDSLVEEGEREGIDKPLNNQQDEVIIDHKIPLLARLEKSKIDAFVGSHERSTFFTPSEQARLTWNILRRIPTREKELAILGHDVAAAHVDEPLVVAAAHATPPLVDVIRPLHVEADSAKRSEIERDVIFKSFVASRSAVEKIRDYFGEEVGLYFVWMDFLGKMLTVPALLGVVFYLFRPEEANNVAEDPYMPIFSAFMALWSIAFLVLWRCRCSEFAFHWTTYDYEKIAELNPFFKGTSRVSPVTGKMEKHFSYWRRLARYAVSLGVTFAMIVLAVAAMAVSLNLNGYVKDTNSPIYLASLAVFAAPGGPFAADSPYYAWLIPSVGHTIAIFVLNYIYSFIAVSCTHYENHKYMLQWKNSLIAKRVFFEALDCFIAPHYITFYQRDVVSLRQQMIGLFWCDEFRRVGLETALPFAISQIRKRVSGNKLDKNIIANKNLEHYEQFVDYLEMVIQFGYVTLFAAALPLAAIVSILFIVLETRSDIWKLLHGYMRPRARQACDLGVWYYVMLVMVVLSMLTNSFIAFVSSDQMVYWLPGYRDNPCHSWIMAFSVEHVLVFLVFVAHAYLPKQFGWVKAAIARRSYRKKHLNQTPAK, translated from the exons ATGACTCATTTTCTAACGTTTCCCAACAGCGTGACTCAATCTGCTCGTCGTTACGTAGTGAAAGCAATTGAAAACGTCGGTCTTAGCGTCTCGATCGACCCCAGCGAGCCCGATTTCGTCGTTATTCGtgcgtcgttcgactcgctcgtcgaagag GGGGAAAGAGAAGGGATTGATAAGCCGCTTAATAATCAGCAGGATGAG GTCATCATCGATCACAAAATCCCTCTC CTCGCCCGACTGGAAAagtcgaaaatcgacgctttcgtcggcTCGCACGAGCGCTCGACATTCTTCACGCCGTCCGAACAGGCGCGACTCACGTGGAACATACTACGTCGAATACCGACTCGCGAA AAAGAACTCGCGATTCTCGgccacgacgtcgccgccgcgcacGTGGACGAACCGTTGGTCGTTGCCGCCGCGCACGCGACTCCgcctctcgtcgacgtcattcgaCCGCTTCACGTCGAAGCGGACTCGGCAAAGCgaagcgaaatcgaacgCGATGTCATTTTCAAGagtttcgtcgcgtcgcgaagCGCCGTGGAGAAGATACGCGATTATTTCG GCGAAGAGGTAGGGCTCTATTTCGTATGGATGGACTTTCTCGGCAAAATGTTGACCGTTCCCGCGCTTCTGGGCGTCGTCTTTTATCTTTTCCGACCGGAAGAGGCGAACAACGTCGCCGAGGATCCTTACATGCCTATTTTCTCCGCGTTCATGGCGTTGTGGAGCATCGCATTTCTTGTG TTGTGGCGATGTCGTTGCTCTGAGTTTGCTTTCCACTGGACAACGTACGACTACGAGAAAATTGCTGAATTGAATCCATTTTTCAAAGGGACGTCGCGTGTCAGTCCAGTGACGGGCAAAATGGAAAAGCACTTCTCGTATTGGCGACGCCTGGCCAGATATGCAGTGAGCTTGGGAGTCACCTTCGCAATGATCGTCTtagccgtcgccgcgatgGCTGTGTCACTCAATTTGAATGGGTACGTCAAGGATACTAATAGTCCCATTTATTTGGCGAGTCTAGCCGTCTTTGCTGCTCCT GGTGGGCCTTTTGCTGCTGATAGTCCGTATTACGCTTGGCTCATTCCTTCAGTTGGTCACACCATAGCCATCTTTGTGCTGAACTACATCTATAGCTTTATAGCCGTTTCTTGTACTCACTATGAAAATCACAA GTACATGTTGCAGTGGAAGAATTCTCTTATTGCCAAGCGAGTCTTCTTTGAAGCACTCGACTGTTTCATTGCTCCACATTACATTACGTTCTATCAAAGAGATGTCGTCTCTTTGAGACAACAGATGATTGGCCTCTTTTGGT GCGACGAGTTCAGACGTGTTGGACTCGAAACGGCCCTGCCCTTCGCCATTAGCCAAATCAGGAAAAGAGTATCAGGCAATAAGTTGGATAAGAAC ATTATCGCTAACAAAAACTTGGAACATTACGAGCAATTTGTTGATTATTTAGAAATGGTCATACAGTTTGGG TATGTGACTCTCTTTGCTGCTGCACTTCCTCTCGCCGCTATTGTCAGCATTCTCTTTATTGTGCTCGAAACGCGGTCGGACATCTGGAAGCTCTTGCACGGATACATGAGGCCAAGAGCTCGACA AGCGTGCGATTTGGGCGTTTGGTATTACGTCATGCTGGTCATGGTCGTTCTATCAATGCTGACAAACAGCTTCATTGCGTTTGTCTCCTCCGACCAGATGGTCTACTGGCTTCCGGGCTATCGAGATAACCCATG TCACTCGTGGATTATGGCATTCTCCGTGGAACACGTGCTCGTGTTCCTTGTCTTCGTCGCGCACGCTTACCTTCCGAAACAATTCGGATGGGTGAAGGCTGCAATAGCAAGAAGATCTTACCGAAAAAAGCATCTGAATCAAACTCCGGCGAAGTGA